From the genome of Methylocystis bryophila, one region includes:
- a CDS encoding thiamine phosphate synthase — protein sequence MKLDPFYLIVDDALWLERLLPLGVKLVQLRIKDRTDGELRDAIRASLRLCARHGATLIVNDYWRLAIEEGCDFVHLGQGDLDSADLEAIRAAGVRLGVSTHDEAELDRALALSPNYIALGPIYPTVLKAMTVAPQGLARIGEWKAKLGAIPLVAIGGLTPERAQACLKAGADSACVVTDVLRHANPEARAQQWLAATALLR from the coding sequence GTGAAGCTCGATCCTTTTTATCTGATCGTCGATGATGCGCTTTGGCTCGAACGCCTGCTGCCTTTGGGCGTGAAGCTCGTGCAGCTGCGCATCAAGGATCGAACCGATGGCGAGTTGCGCGACGCCATTCGCGCATCCTTGCGCCTGTGCGCCCGCCATGGCGCCACGCTCATCGTCAATGACTACTGGCGGCTGGCGATCGAAGAAGGATGCGATTTCGTGCATCTCGGCCAAGGCGATCTGGACAGCGCGGATCTCGAGGCGATCAGAGCCGCGGGCGTCAGGCTGGGCGTCTCCACCCATGACGAAGCGGAGCTCGATAGAGCGCTTGCGCTTTCCCCGAACTATATCGCTCTCGGCCCGATCTATCCGACAGTGCTGAAGGCGATGACCGTTGCGCCTCAAGGCCTCGCGCGGATCGGCGAATGGAAGGCGAAGCTCGGGGCGATCCCGCTCGTCGCCATTGGCGGGCTGACGCCCGAACGCGCTCAGGCCTGCTTGAAAGCCGGCGCCGACAGCGCTTGCGTCGTGACCGACGTGCTCCGTCACGCCAATCCCGAAGCACGCGCGCAGCAATGGCTCGCTGCGACGGCGTTGTTACGATGA
- the murJ gene encoding murein biosynthesis integral membrane protein MurJ encodes MIRNLVSVGGFTLLSRVTGFLSQMVQAAVLGATEISDAFIIAQRLPSSFRSIFGEGAFNTAYVPCYSEALEHEGAESAKEFASQVFSLLLASQALILILAWIFTPQLVAVMAPGLSDRPEKFAITVMLTRIAFPYLACMVLFTLHQGTLNAHGYFALPAFAPSLMNIGVMLGLGIGLFFLNSAVAATLGFVLSGFAQLGLLMWSAHRHGLLERIAPVRWRRVREFLLRLGPAVIGSASGQIAIFVDTILASMLPDGVVSSIQYADRLYQLPNGLIGVAAGTVLLPEMSRRLAAGDEAGAKRAQNATMALTIMAAFPFFVAFISLPEVIVAGIYMHGKFGVAATYASADVLAAYGGGLPALVLVASAKASFQARGDTRTPMLIALAALAVNIALKVALIHPMGAPGLAIATAIGLWINLGALIGIAMSRGIMRFDALFAKSLLATGAASASLIIAAQLCRGPALDLGRAFGPLANLVALIALSILGGLVYFGVLIGLLRLLGVRLSALRGADPGMR; translated from the coding sequence ATGATTCGCAATCTCGTCTCCGTTGGCGGCTTCACGCTTCTTTCACGCGTGACCGGCTTTCTCAGCCAGATGGTTCAAGCCGCGGTGCTCGGCGCGACAGAGATTTCCGACGCCTTCATCATCGCGCAAAGGCTACCGAGCAGCTTTCGCAGCATTTTCGGCGAAGGCGCGTTCAACACCGCTTACGTCCCCTGCTACTCGGAGGCGCTCGAGCATGAGGGCGCTGAAAGCGCCAAGGAGTTCGCCTCTCAAGTCTTCTCGCTGCTGCTCGCGAGCCAAGCCTTGATATTGATCCTCGCCTGGATTTTCACGCCGCAGCTCGTCGCGGTCATGGCGCCCGGATTGAGCGACCGGCCCGAAAAATTTGCGATCACGGTCATGCTGACGCGCATCGCATTCCCTTATCTCGCCTGCATGGTGCTCTTCACGCTGCACCAAGGCACGCTCAACGCGCATGGATATTTCGCCCTCCCGGCCTTTGCGCCGAGCCTCATGAACATAGGGGTCATGCTGGGTCTCGGCATTGGCCTCTTCTTCCTGAACTCGGCAGTCGCCGCGACCCTCGGCTTTGTCCTTTCCGGCTTCGCCCAGCTCGGCCTCCTCATGTGGTCGGCGCATCGGCATGGGCTTCTGGAGCGAATTGCGCCTGTGCGTTGGAGACGCGTGCGGGAATTCCTCCTGAGGCTGGGTCCGGCGGTCATCGGCTCCGCGAGCGGACAGATCGCGATCTTCGTCGACACGATCCTCGCGTCCATGCTCCCCGACGGCGTGGTGTCGTCGATCCAATATGCCGACCGACTCTACCAGCTTCCCAACGGCCTCATCGGCGTCGCGGCCGGAACTGTATTATTGCCCGAAATGAGCCGGCGCCTCGCCGCCGGCGACGAAGCAGGCGCCAAGCGCGCGCAAAATGCGACCATGGCGCTCACCATTATGGCGGCCTTCCCTTTCTTCGTGGCGTTTATCAGCCTGCCGGAAGTGATCGTCGCAGGGATCTACATGCACGGAAAATTCGGGGTCGCGGCGACATACGCTTCGGCTGACGTGCTTGCAGCTTACGGAGGGGGACTCCCCGCCCTGGTGCTTGTCGCATCTGCGAAAGCAAGCTTTCAGGCGAGAGGCGACACGCGCACGCCCATGCTGATCGCGCTCGCGGCGCTCGCCGTCAATATCGCGCTGAAAGTCGCTCTTATCCATCCGATGGGGGCGCCGGGGCTTGCGATCGCGACGGCGATCGGCCTCTGGATCAACCTCGGCGCGCTTATCGGCATAGCGATGTCGCGCGGGATCATGCGGTTTGACGCGCTGTTTGCAAAGTCTCTGCTCGCCACTGGCGCGGCTTCTGCGTCGCTGATCATCGCAGCGCAACTGTGTCGCGGACCTGCGCTGGATCTCGGGCGCGCCTTTGGACCCCTTGCCAATCTCGTCGCGCTTATCGCGCTGTCGATCCTCGGAGGCCTCGTCTACTTTGGCGTGCTCATCGGGCTTCTCCGGCTGCTGGGCGTCCGGCTCTCCGCTCTGCGCGGCGCGGATCCGGGCATGAGATGA
- the thiS gene encoding sulfur carrier protein ThiS has protein sequence MNIRINGEMRTVAAVTLEALLAELDYGDGPYATALNREFVRKDARAQTRLKEGDCVEIVSPKQGG, from the coding sequence ATGAATATCCGAATTAATGGCGAGATGCGCACGGTTGCGGCCGTCACGCTTGAAGCGCTGCTCGCCGAGCTCGACTATGGCGACGGGCCTTACGCCACGGCGCTCAATCGCGAATTCGTGCGTAAAGACGCACGCGCCCAGACGAGGCTGAAGGAAGGCGACTGCGTGGAGATCGTCTCGCCCAAGCAGGGGGGTTAG
- a CDS encoding PsiF family protein, translating into MKTLCLALLATLAMSCAHAQEVNDCAAKAAEKKLAGAALKSFVTKCEKDSCNAAATEKKLAGAARTSFVTKCVKDAAAH; encoded by the coding sequence ATGAAAACTCTCTGCCTAGCGCTTCTTGCGACGCTCGCCATGAGCTGCGCCCACGCGCAGGAAGTGAACGACTGCGCCGCCAAGGCGGCGGAGAAGAAGCTCGCAGGGGCTGCGCTCAAGAGCTTCGTGACGAAATGCGAGAAAGACTCTTGCAACGCCGCCGCGACGGAAAAAAAGCTCGCTGGCGCGGCGCGCACAAGCTTTGTCACGAAATGCGTGAAGGACGCGGCGGCGCACTGA
- the aroA gene encoding 3-phosphoshikimate 1-carboxyvinyltransferase produces MKEASSDAPLKLSAVRSRALVGRQRPPGDKSISHRALLLGLLCVGETTIEGLLEGEDVLRTAEACRALGATVTRGAAGRWSVRGAGLGSLVAPRETLDFGNAGTGSRLMMGVVAGHPIAARFDGDASLRKRPMRRVLEPLIKQGARVLEEHEGGRLPILLQGSGAPFPIEYLTPVASAQIKSAVLLAGLNSPGRTVVMEREASRDHTEKMLNHFGARVTVEPYNGSGRRIALEGRPNLRATTVRVPADPSSAAFPLAAALVVPGSDVLIESVMINPLRCGLIETLLEMGADITIENRRGESGEEVADLRARYSRNLRGVEVPAARAPSMIDEYPILAVIAAFAAGGTIMRGLSELRVKESDRLAAIAAGLEANGVSCNIQGDDLYVEGAGGAVRGSGLVKTHLDHRIAMSFLIMGLASNESVTVDDASMIATSFPDFRELMGSLGASFA; encoded by the coding sequence ATGAAGGAAGCCAGCTCGGATGCGCCGCTGAAGCTCAGCGCTGTCCGCTCGCGCGCGCTCGTCGGTCGGCAGCGTCCTCCTGGCGACAAGTCCATCTCGCATCGAGCCTTGTTGCTTGGATTGTTGTGCGTCGGCGAAACGACGATCGAAGGTCTTCTCGAAGGCGAGGACGTGCTGCGAACGGCTGAGGCATGCCGGGCTCTCGGCGCCACCGTCACGCGTGGCGCCGCGGGTCGCTGGAGTGTGAGAGGCGCGGGTCTCGGCTCTCTCGTCGCGCCTCGAGAAACGCTCGACTTTGGCAATGCGGGCACCGGGTCGCGGCTGATGATGGGCGTCGTCGCGGGGCATCCGATCGCCGCCCGTTTTGACGGCGACGCGTCCTTGCGCAAACGCCCGATGCGGCGCGTGCTGGAGCCGCTCATAAAACAGGGCGCGCGCGTGCTCGAGGAGCACGAAGGCGGACGCCTGCCCATTCTTCTGCAGGGCTCAGGCGCCCCGTTCCCCATAGAATATCTGACGCCCGTGGCTTCCGCCCAGATCAAATCGGCGGTCCTGCTTGCCGGTCTCAATTCGCCGGGGCGGACTGTCGTCATGGAGCGCGAAGCGTCCCGCGACCACACCGAAAAAATGCTCAACCACTTCGGGGCTCGCGTCACCGTCGAGCCCTATAATGGCAGTGGGCGCAGGATCGCCTTGGAGGGGCGGCCGAATCTGCGGGCCACGACAGTGCGCGTGCCAGCGGACCCTTCTTCTGCAGCCTTCCCGCTCGCCGCGGCGCTGGTCGTTCCCGGCTCGGACGTGCTGATCGAATCGGTGATGATCAATCCATTGCGTTGCGGTCTGATCGAGACCTTGCTCGAAATGGGCGCCGATATAACGATCGAGAATCGACGCGGAGAGAGCGGGGAAGAGGTCGCTGACTTGCGAGCGCGCTACTCACGCAATCTGCGGGGCGTCGAAGTCCCGGCGGCGCGAGCGCCGTCCATGATCGATGAATATCCGATTCTGGCTGTGATCGCGGCTTTTGCCGCTGGCGGAACGATCATGAGGGGGCTCTCCGAGTTGCGCGTGAAGGAATCGGATCGCCTTGCAGCCATTGCCGCGGGACTGGAGGCGAACGGCGTCTCCTGCAATATTCAGGGTGATGATCTCTATGTTGAGGGCGCCGGAGGCGCTGTTAGGGGCAGCGGTTTGGTCAAGACTCATCTCGACCATCGCATCGCCATGAGCTTCCTCATCATGGGTTTGGCTTCTAATGAATCGGTGACGGTGGACGACGCCAGCATGATCGCGACGAGCTTCCCCGACTTTCGGGAGCTGATGGGAAGTCTCGGAGCGAGCTTCGCGTGA
- the cmk gene encoding (d)CMP kinase gives MSGLVIAIDGPAASGKGTLARRLAERFGLRHLDTGLLYRATACVLLDEGLPLNDVEAATAAARGLSLVDFDEARLRSREMGEAASVVAAIPPVRAALVDLQRRFAACEKGAVLDGRDIGTVICPNARVKIYVTASPETRAQRRALELTARGEKTDYQSVLADVKKRDERDGSRSVAPLKPAADAIVLDTSDLDIEEAFRVAVEIVERAKR, from the coding sequence GTGAGTGGCCTTGTCATCGCCATTGATGGTCCCGCCGCCTCCGGAAAGGGAACGCTTGCCCGGCGCTTAGCGGAGCGCTTCGGCTTGCGGCACCTCGACACCGGATTGCTTTACCGGGCGACTGCCTGTGTTCTCTTGGATGAAGGTTTGCCGCTCAACGACGTTGAGGCGGCTACTGCAGCCGCCCGCGGACTTTCGCTTGTGGATTTCGACGAAGCGCGCTTGCGTTCGCGGGAGATGGGGGAAGCAGCCTCTGTAGTCGCGGCGATCCCCCCCGTCCGCGCGGCGCTCGTCGATCTACAGCGTCGCTTCGCCGCCTGCGAAAAAGGCGCGGTGCTCGACGGCCGCGACATTGGCACCGTGATATGCCCGAATGCCCGGGTGAAAATATACGTGACGGCGTCGCCCGAGACGCGAGCCCAACGTCGGGCGCTCGAGCTGACGGCGCGCGGCGAAAAAACGGATTACCAAAGCGTGCTCGCCGATGTGAAGAAGCGCGACGAACGCGACGGATCGCGTTCTGTCGCCCCTCTCAAACCAGCCGCCGACGCCATCGTGCTTGATACGAGCGATCTCGACATTGAAGAGGCGTTCCGCGTGGCGGTGGAGATCGTCGAGCGGGCGAAGCGGTGA
- a CDS encoding FAD-dependent oxidoreductase — MRVEVVGAGVAGLTVAYEIARRGLESGVAVALVEREPAPGRGCSRYAGGMIAPWCELETAEPIVAQLGQEALDFWTTDVPVATTNGSLVVAAPRERAELLDFSRRTENFQSLDVAALGELEPDLAERFDSALFFAKEAHLDPALAMTALAERLGELPNVTLRFDASPSGDADWTVDCRGFAARDAFKNLRGVKGEMLVLRTREITLSRPVRMLHPKRPAYVVPRGQGLFMIGATMIENEEQPRVTARSLVELVNTAYAIHPAFAEAEIVETGSDLRPAFPDNLPRLTRRGKTLYVNGLFRHGFLLAPALARRAARMLLEDAWFEEICNEYPN; from the coding sequence ATGCGCGTTGAAGTGGTTGGCGCCGGCGTCGCGGGGCTTACGGTCGCCTATGAGATTGCCCGCCGAGGATTAGAGAGCGGCGTTGCTGTCGCGCTCGTCGAGCGCGAGCCGGCTCCCGGCCGCGGCTGCTCACGCTACGCTGGCGGCATGATCGCGCCCTGGTGCGAGCTCGAGACCGCCGAGCCGATCGTCGCCCAGCTCGGCCAGGAGGCGCTCGATTTCTGGACCACGGACGTTCCGGTCGCGACCACGAATGGGAGCCTCGTCGTCGCAGCCCCCCGCGAAAGGGCCGAGCTTCTCGACTTTTCGCGCCGAACGGAAAATTTCCAGTCGCTGGACGTCGCAGCGCTCGGCGAGCTTGAGCCCGATTTAGCGGAGCGTTTCGACTCCGCCCTTTTCTTCGCGAAGGAGGCGCATCTCGATCCAGCGCTCGCCATGACGGCGCTCGCCGAAAGGCTGGGCGAATTGCCGAACGTTACGCTCCGCTTCGACGCGTCGCCCTCGGGCGACGCGGATTGGACCGTGGATTGCCGGGGCTTCGCGGCCCGCGACGCGTTCAAGAACCTCCGCGGCGTCAAGGGCGAAATGCTCGTTCTGCGCACGCGCGAAATCACGCTCTCTCGCCCGGTGCGCATGCTGCACCCGAAGCGCCCGGCCTACGTCGTCCCGCGCGGTCAAGGACTCTTCATGATCGGCGCGACGATGATCGAGAACGAGGAGCAACCCCGCGTCACCGCGCGTTCCCTCGTGGAGCTCGTCAACACCGCCTATGCAATCCATCCGGCCTTCGCGGAAGCCGAGATCGTCGAGACGGGCTCGGACCTGCGGCCGGCATTCCCCGATAATCTGCCGCGGCTGACCCGGCGCGGCAAAACGCTCTATGTAAACGGGCTTTTTCGACACGGCTTTCTCCTCGCCCCCGCGCTGGCGCGCCGCGCCGCGCGCATGCTGCTCGAGGACGCCTGGTTCGAGGAGATATGCAATGAATATCCGAATTAA
- a CDS encoding enoyl-CoA hydratase, translating into MTFKTIEIERHGRAALIRLNRPEALNALNSELIAELDSALSDFESDPEIGCVVLTGSEKAFAAGADIKEMRDKNFAEALLENFLGRWDTVARARKPIIAAVSGFALGGGCELAMMCDFILASESAQFGQPEIKLGVMPGAGGTQRLTRAVGKAKAMDLCLTGRMMDAQEAERAGLVARVLPAAELLPEAIKTSQRIAAMSAPAVLSVKEAVNRAFETSLAEGVRFERRAFHALFATHDQKEGMAAFIEKRPPQFQNR; encoded by the coding sequence ATGACCTTTAAGACGATCGAGATCGAACGCCACGGACGGGCGGCGCTGATACGCTTAAATCGCCCAGAAGCGCTGAATGCTCTGAACAGCGAGCTCATCGCCGAGCTCGACAGTGCATTGAGCGATTTCGAAAGCGATCCGGAAATCGGTTGCGTGGTCCTCACCGGCTCGGAAAAAGCCTTTGCCGCCGGCGCAGACATAAAGGAAATGCGAGACAAGAATTTTGCGGAGGCGTTGCTAGAGAATTTCCTCGGTCGCTGGGACACCGTGGCTCGCGCCCGCAAGCCGATCATCGCCGCGGTTTCAGGCTTCGCTCTCGGCGGCGGCTGTGAGCTGGCGATGATGTGCGACTTCATTTTGGCGTCGGAGTCGGCGCAGTTTGGCCAGCCCGAAATCAAGCTCGGCGTCATGCCCGGCGCGGGCGGCACACAACGTCTGACTCGCGCGGTGGGCAAGGCGAAGGCGATGGATCTGTGTCTCACGGGCCGCATGATGGACGCTCAGGAAGCCGAACGCGCAGGCCTCGTCGCGCGCGTCCTGCCGGCGGCGGAGCTTCTGCCCGAAGCGATCAAGACCTCGCAACGCATCGCGGCAATGTCCGCGCCGGCCGTGCTTTCGGTCAAGGAAGCCGTGAATCGAGCCTTCGAAACCTCGCTTGCGGAGGGTGTCCGGTTCGAGCGCCGGGCCTTCCACGCCTTGTTCGCGACGCATGATCAAAAGGAAGGAATGGCCGCATTCATCGAGAAACGCCCGCCGCAGTTCCAGAACCGTTAA
- a CDS encoding DUF3775 domain-containing protein, giving the protein MPDINTEKVCFVIVKARELECEDEGVDADASNETDDKFTSIMTEEAYQTVRAEVKAAIDSMDEDEQCELVALAWVGRGDFSAEEWKAAVKEARERRKGPTSAYLLGIPLLSSFLEDGLAEFGESCEGYATDRQ; this is encoded by the coding sequence ATGCCAGACATCAACACAGAAAAAGTCTGCTTCGTCATCGTCAAGGCGCGCGAGCTCGAATGCGAGGACGAAGGCGTCGACGCCGACGCCTCCAATGAGACAGACGACAAATTCACGAGCATCATGACGGAGGAGGCCTATCAGACGGTGCGCGCCGAGGTGAAGGCCGCGATCGACTCGATGGATGAGGACGAGCAATGCGAGCTCGTGGCGCTCGCCTGGGTCGGCCGCGGCGATTTCTCCGCCGAGGAATGGAAAGCCGCGGTCAAAGAGGCGCGCGAGAGACGCAAAGGCCCGACCTCGGCCTATCTGCTCGGCATCCCGCTGCTCTCGTCCTTTCTTGAAGACGGACTCGCGGAATTCGGCGAGAGCTGCGAGGGCTATGCGACAGACCGCCAGTAG
- a CDS encoding cobyrinate a,c-diamide synthase: protein MTPDIAPGLILAALRSGAGKTTLALGAMRALTRRGLRVAPAKCGPDYIDPAFHAAATGRASINLDGWAMDASLLFHLCARAAEQADVVIAEGAMGLFDGAPPLDFASGAAADIAGLMRWPVVLILDVSGQGQSAAVLARGAAAHDPRVSIAGVVLNKVASERHRKLCSDAIEALGVPVFGALPRVEALALPERHLGLVQAAETEGLAARLDGLADFVETNVDLDAILACAAGGAGRQAMQDIQTTPPGQRIAIARDAAFSFHYPHLLEGWREAGAELFFFSPLADEPPPEACDFCWLAGGYPELHAGRIAAAQVFLEGLRCFARDRPVHGECGGYMALGDGLVDAVGARHAMAGLLRLETSFSQRKLTLGYRRATLLAPHALGASGAILYGHEFHYAVTLREEGEAFAEVRDAYSQDARRCGLRRGTVSGSFFHLLATKKGATDEAVARV, encoded by the coding sequence GTGACCCCTGATATCGCCCCGGGCCTCATCCTTGCCGCGCTGCGTTCCGGCGCCGGCAAAACCACGCTGGCGCTCGGCGCCATGCGCGCCCTGACGCGACGAGGTCTGAGGGTCGCGCCCGCTAAATGCGGTCCGGATTACATCGACCCCGCCTTCCACGCCGCGGCGACCGGGCGCGCCAGCATCAACCTCGACGGTTGGGCGATGGACGCAAGCCTGCTCTTCCATCTCTGCGCGCGCGCAGCCGAGCAGGCTGACGTCGTGATCGCCGAAGGGGCTATGGGCCTCTTCGATGGGGCCCCGCCGCTGGACTTTGCGAGCGGCGCCGCCGCTGACATTGCGGGCCTCATGCGCTGGCCGGTGGTGCTCATTCTCGACGTTTCGGGGCAGGGACAATCGGCTGCGGTCCTCGCACGCGGCGCGGCCGCGCATGATCCGCGCGTTTCCATCGCCGGCGTCGTCCTGAACAAGGTCGCCTCCGAGCGACATCGTAAGCTTTGCTCCGACGCCATTGAGGCTTTGGGCGTTCCAGTGTTCGGCGCGCTTCCGAGGGTCGAGGCCCTGGCGCTGCCGGAGCGCCACCTGGGCCTCGTGCAGGCCGCCGAGACGGAGGGCCTCGCGGCGCGGCTCGACGGTCTCGCCGATTTCGTCGAGACGAATGTCGATCTCGATGCGATCCTGGCTTGCGCCGCAGGAGGGGCGGGCCGACAGGCAATGCAGGATATCCAAACCACGCCTCCTGGACAGCGCATCGCCATCGCGCGTGATGCGGCCTTTTCCTTCCATTATCCGCATCTGCTGGAGGGCTGGCGCGAGGCCGGCGCCGAGCTCTTTTTCTTCTCTCCCCTCGCCGACGAGCCTCCCCCTGAAGCCTGCGACTTCTGCTGGCTCGCCGGCGGATACCCCGAACTCCACGCGGGCCGCATCGCCGCCGCGCAAGTCTTCCTCGAAGGCTTGCGTTGCTTCGCGCGGGATCGGCCGGTGCATGGCGAATGCGGGGGCTACATGGCGCTCGGCGACGGCCTCGTCGACGCTGTTGGCGCGAGACACGCGATGGCCGGCCTACTTAGGCTCGAAACGAGTTTTTCGCAGCGCAAACTCACTCTTGGCTACAGGCGGGCGACTCTCCTCGCGCCGCATGCGCTCGGCGCGAGCGGGGCGATCCTCTATGGCCACGAGTTTCATTACGCGGTGACCCTGCGCGAGGAAGGTGAGGCATTCGCTGAGGTTCGAGACGCTTATTCGCAAGATGCGCGTCGCTGCGGGCTGCGGAGGGGAACCGTCAGCGGCTCCTTCTTTCATCTGCTCGCGACAAAAAAAGGGGCCACCGACGAGGCGGTGGCCCGAGTCTAG
- a CDS encoding thiazole synthase: MTLYGESFSSRLLLGTARYPSPAILAKAIEASRAEIVTVSLRREAGRARGGETFWELVRASGARVLPNTAGCRTAKEAIVTAQMAREVFGTEWIKLEVTGDEDLLQPEPFGLVEAARALSNEGFRVFPYTTEDLSVAERLLEAGCRVLMPWAAPIGSGRGINNLFGLRALRARFKDTPLIVDAGLGAPSHAAAVLELGFDAALLNTAVARAADPVEMARAFALAIDAGRRAHRAGLMTPRDFAEASTPVLGRAFAEDGA; this comes from the coding sequence CTGACGCTCTATGGCGAAAGTTTCTCGTCGCGGCTGTTGCTCGGCACGGCGCGTTATCCTTCGCCCGCCATTCTTGCGAAGGCGATCGAGGCGTCGCGGGCTGAGATCGTCACTGTCTCGCTACGCCGCGAAGCGGGGCGCGCGCGCGGCGGCGAGACCTTTTGGGAGCTCGTGCGCGCCTCCGGCGCCCGGGTGCTGCCAAACACCGCGGGCTGCCGCACCGCGAAGGAAGCCATTGTCACCGCGCAAATGGCGCGCGAAGTCTTCGGCACGGAGTGGATCAAGCTCGAGGTGACGGGCGACGAGGATCTCCTGCAGCCGGAGCCATTCGGCCTCGTCGAAGCTGCGCGCGCGCTTTCGAACGAAGGGTTTCGCGTCTTCCCCTATACGACGGAGGACCTTTCGGTCGCCGAAAGGCTCCTCGAGGCGGGCTGCCGGGTGCTGATGCCCTGGGCCGCGCCGATCGGCTCAGGACGTGGAATCAACAATCTCTTCGGCCTCCGGGCTTTGCGCGCGCGCTTCAAGGACACGCCCCTTATCGTCGATGCGGGGCTCGGCGCCCCCTCCCATGCGGCGGCGGTCTTGGAGCTTGGCTTCGACGCCGCGCTGCTGAACACGGCCGTGGCGCGCGCTGCGGACCCTGTCGAGATGGCGCGGGCCTTCGCTCTGGCGATCGACGCGGGAAGGCGCGCGCATCGGGCCGGGCTCATGACCCCGCGCGACTTCGCGGAAGCGTCAACCCCCGTGCTGGGTCGCGCCTTTGCCGAGGACGGGGCGTGA
- a CDS encoding glycosyltransferase family 2 protein, whose protein sequence is MRPDSRPLLSIVAPLYNEERNLRPLVLRLVPVLEGLGLPFEALFVDDGSTDGTLEALRELCAADPRLKAISFSRNFGKEIAIAAGLDHARGAAVVVMDSDLQHPPEIIPLFVEKWRAGYENVYGERVDRASDPRIRVALTRIFYTLIDHIGDVVMPAGAGDFRLLDRKAVDALCAMRERARFNKGLFAWIGFKTIGVPFMVEQRAHGASTFNFARLLRFALDGVMSFSSIPLRMWTFFGLLISGCALAMAAWFFFKTMILGVDTPGFATLIVSIAFFSGVQLISLGVIGEYIGRIFSEVKGRPLYLVAERIGSHNQGGPLQPAQGPNDTP, encoded by the coding sequence GTGAGACCTGATTCGCGCCCGCTCCTCTCCATCGTCGCGCCGCTCTACAATGAGGAGCGCAATTTGCGCCCGTTGGTTTTGCGTCTCGTTCCCGTGTTGGAGGGGCTCGGATTACCGTTTGAGGCGCTTTTTGTCGATGACGGGTCGACCGACGGCACGCTCGAGGCGCTGCGAGAGCTCTGCGCCGCCGACCCACGCTTGAAGGCCATCTCCTTCAGTCGGAACTTTGGAAAGGAAATCGCGATCGCGGCGGGCCTCGACCACGCGCGGGGCGCAGCGGTGGTCGTGATGGACTCCGATCTCCAGCATCCCCCGGAGATTATTCCCCTCTTCGTAGAAAAATGGCGAGCGGGATATGAAAACGTCTACGGAGAACGCGTCGACCGGGCGTCGGATCCGCGGATTCGGGTCGCGCTAACGAGAATCTTCTACACGCTGATCGACCACATCGGAGACGTCGTGATGCCAGCGGGCGCAGGCGACTTCCGATTGCTCGACCGCAAGGCTGTCGACGCGCTTTGCGCCATGCGCGAACGCGCTCGCTTCAACAAGGGGCTGTTTGCTTGGATCGGCTTCAAGACGATCGGCGTGCCCTTTATGGTTGAGCAGCGCGCGCATGGCGCTTCCACGTTCAACTTCGCCCGCCTGCTTCGGTTTGCGCTCGACGGGGTGATGTCCTTTTCCTCAATTCCCCTGCGGATGTGGACTTTTTTCGGCCTGCTGATTTCCGGCTGCGCCCTGGCGATGGCCGCCTGGTTCTTCTTCAAGACGATGATCCTCGGGGTCGACACGCCCGGATTCGCAACCTTGATCGTGTCGATCGCCTTCTTCTCGGGCGTGCAGTTGATCTCGCTCGGCGTGATCGGCGAGTATATCGGTCGCATCTTTTCGGAAGTGAAGGGCAGACCGCTCTATCTCGTGGCCGAGCGTATCGGGAGCCACAATCAAGGCGGGCCCCTGCAGCCGGCGCAAGGTCCAAACGACACCCCATGA